The genomic DNA GGTTGgctcatttttttgttttaaaaaaaaatcaagaataatGTGAAGATGATTCCATTATCTATAGAATTACAAGCCTCACATTGCTCACAAGATGAGAAGGAGAGGAAATCTCAAAGCAGCTTCTCCTCGCACAATTGGGGTTTACAAATATGAGATACATTGTATTTACAGATGTGATCAAGATCTTTGTAGCTTTATGTTcttgtcctcttcttctttatgtggCTTTTCAGGTAATGGTGGGGTCATTGACCATGCTTATGGTTTTGGATGGCAAGCCTTTGCCAGAGTTTGGTGGAGTTAATCAGGAACGTTATCATGCCCAGTCCCATTCCGGTGCACTGGTGGATCAACACCGTAAGGCAGTTCATGAGCCAGGCGAAAtattaaaggaaagaaagaaaagaaacaaaaagaaagtattCTCTCTTATTCAGGATCGCAGGGCTTACCGGTAAAGAGGGTGGAGATGGATGGTTTGATTTCTCTTCCAGTACACTTACACTTGAGGAAGCCTCAGATCCTCCAAAGTATGAAAAGGTACTAGCAGACCGAGAAGAGCTGGTTCGTGAtgctctctcctcctcctcctcttcactGTTCCTCTTTGAAACTCCACTTTCTTGATCTGAATGTGGGGAGACAAGCCGTTGAAAGTCAGAGAGTAGAGCTGAGAGAGCTCGGACCTCATCCATTCTAGCTTCCCTACATTGATATTGCACACAGACGTCAAACTTAAAACATCATCTGTTATATGTATACAGCTATGGAAAAAAGATGGACTCTGGCTTTGAACCTTGTATGGATGAGATATCCTTTGCAGATAAACCGTATATGACAAGTCACAGACGCGTGTTGGCAGACAAAGATGGCTTTCTTCGATCTCAAATCCTCCATTTTACTGAAAACAGATCACCAAAAATGTCAAATTTGAGAGACCTGGTTACAAAAAGGCAGAAACACAAGCGTGAAGACTAAAGACACAATATACGTTGAATAATGATTGTCTGAAGCTGCTCCCATGATGAACTTCCTCACTCTGTTCTCAGAAATCGTCTGCAGGATTCCCTTTTCGATCGAGTTCATCTCAACGCACAGCTTCTCCGCTTGAACCTGCAAAACCAATCTCCTTAGAAATGGCGGAAACTTCACATCGCTTATGTAAAGAAGAGTAtacacacagacacacacaTACCCCTTTGCGGAGGCATATTCTAAGGTACTCATCAAGAATCTTGTCTGTTTTggccttttgtttttctctgtaTGCTCTCACTAATTCTTCATCTACGGTTGCAGCATCGAATTTGGTACCCACTGTGGAAGTaaagagaaaaatcataaaaagtCAATTTCTCTTAAGAGCTCTCTGCTTCGTGTATAAACCAGACAGGAGTTGTTGCCTTGTCGGAGCGAGGAAATAGAAAAACTTACAGACAGGAATCATTTGAGCAGGTCGGTGAACAAGAAGGATGCAGATCTTGCAACCTTGACAGTTATCTAATACCCAGGCCAGATTTGACTTGTTCTTGGCTGGTTCTCTCCCTAGCGCAACGTATATTCTCTCATCCATTACTGCTTCTTCCATTTTGTGCTTTTTGGATCCCTCAAACTCCATAATGTTTTTCTCGGGAAAAAAAGTTAATGAGAAAATCTTGAGAATGGCTGGTTCGTTTCAGACAAGAAGGCAGAAGCTATGGTCTTGTCTTCTTCTCGGGCAAATGTTTAGTATATAAATATGGGAATCAAGAGACAAAAGATCCGATGAAGGGGCATGTGTCATCCCTTTCTGGTGTTACTCTGTTCTTCCGATCTGGAACTTGTATATGTATTATTTCTAGCGTGATTTTACTTTTAAAGCCCTCTTAGTAGTGTCAACGACCAAATCAAAACTCGAGGAGGTAATCAATGTCGATAATTATTGGGAAAACGTCCTGGTTtcccatgagaactatgatatcgtacCAGATGGAGCCCGATCTTTACCCCCGTCCCAGATGGCTCTCCTGAAATTCTTTTCAATCTATATACCCATATATCTGTAATTTACGTTTTGTATCTCCATGAGAATAGAAGATATCATCTATTTCACCATTGCTATAGGTTTAATTGGTTTACTATTTGATTAACCGAGTGACGAagtttacaaaccaaaataaacctgATTTCGACCCGATTAAAACCTGATTTTGACCCGATTAGAAACATAACCCTCAACCgagaaatccctaaaatcacattttaacctcttttttgttttctctcgcgacgaaccctagaaaatcaaatttcaccATCGATTTCTCAAATTGAATCGATGGATTTAATAATCCGATCTGGTTTTGGGCAACAAGATGGTATTGGGCAAAGAGATGGTGTTGGAGAACGAGAGtacgatgaagaaggagaggatCGAGATGAATTTCACGTCGATATGCTTGCTCAGGAATTTACCGATGCTGAAGAGTCGATTCGTCATGATACGTACCCAGAAAGtgacgacgaggaagaaggtcgtggtcgtggtgcgggtcgtggtcgtggtgcggGTCCAGAGAGGGTGTTTACGGATATCGGACGTGGTGATGGAACTTTGTGGAAAGACCAATCCTTCTACAATGGGGTCGCATTCAAGGAGAGTGTCTTGGACTATGCACTACATACTGGTTACAATTTGAAGCAATACAGGTATGACAAAGATAAACTCGGGTTTAGATGTGTTGGGGATAAGGGCAATTGTGAGTGGAAAGTGTTTGCTGCACTTCTTCCAAACGCATCTTTGTGGAAGATTACGAAATACATTGATAAGCATTGTTGTACCCCCAATGGCGAGTGTGAGATGTTTAAGGTCCCAGTCATAGCTAGAATTTTTCTCGATAAGATTAGAGAGGAACCGGATCATTACAAGCCTTTGAGGATTGAACAGATTATCATGGAAAGGTGGAAGATATCCGCTACTAGGCCACAATGTCAAGCTGCTCGGAGAAAGGCTTTGGGATGGATAGAGTATGAGTATGAACAACAGTTTGCACGACTGCGAGATTACCAAGCTGAGATCTTGGAAGCAAATCCAGGGTCTGTTGTGGAGATTGATACAATTAAGAATGATGCTGGTCAAGACGTCTTCAAtcggttttatgtttgtttcgatGCCCTTAGAAGAACTTGGAAACAGACTTGCCGGCCAATAATAGGAGTTGATGGCGCCTTCTTAAAGGCAAAGATCAAGGGACAGTTGCTTGCTGCATTAGGCAGAGATGCAGACAATGGCATCTATCCAATAGCCTGGTGTGTTGTTCAAGTTGAGAACAAAGACAATTGGTTATGGTTTgtgaagagattgaagactGACCTGGATCTAAACGAGGGAGATGGTTACATTTTAGTGTCTGATCGACAAAAGGTATGTATCtaactaatttattatattggttAATAAATGTGAATGCTCtcgtttttaatatgtttggtttttggttctcAATTAGGGGTTGATAAAAGCTGTGGAGTTGGAGTTACCACAAATAGAGCATAGAATGTGTGTTAGACACATCTatgggaacttgaagaagactcATCCTTCCAAGAAGCAAATCAAGCCACTCCTCTGGCATATGGCTTGGAGCTATAATGCAAAACAGTTCGGTGAGAGACTGGAACAGATACACGCTTATGACACTGGTGTGTATGATGATGTTATGAAGTCGAAACCAAAGAGCTGGTGTCGTGCCTTCTATAAGTTGGGGGGTTATTGCGAAGATGTTGACAACAACTTCACAGAATCTTTCAACAAGACCATCGACAAAGCAAGGGAGAAACCGTTTGTGGCAATGTTGGAGACAGTTAGAAGACTGTCTATGGTTCGGATTGCCAAGCGTTcagctctctctcattctcacaaaggtaattaactttattcaaaatttaatgcaATTTTCTACGATTGTCTATGATTTTATTCAAAGACTGTCTATGATTTCTACATATTTAATGCAATGTTCTTGGTTTTTGATGTTTCAGGTTTATGTACTCCATATGTGGCAAGGTTTCTTGCTAAAGAGCATGACAAAGCTTCGGAATGCCAGGTGCATCCTTCTACTAATGGGTGCTTTGAAGTCACACTGGATGGAGACAAACACAGAGttagtttacaaaatatgacTTGTACctg from Camelina sativa cultivar DH55 chromosome 7, Cs, whole genome shotgun sequence includes the following:
- the LOC104699760 gene encoding U-box domain-containing protein 33-like, whose product is MEFEGSKKHKMEEAVMDERIYVALGREPAKNKSNLAWVLDNCQGCKICILLVHRPAQMIPVLGTKFDAATVDEELVRAYREKQKAKTDKILDEYLRICLRKGVQAEKLCVEMNSIEKGILQTISENRVRKFIMGAASDNHYSTKMEDLRSKKAIFVCQHASVTCHIRFICKGYLIHTREARMDEVRALSALLSDFQRLVSPHSDQESGVSKRNSEEEEEERASRTSSSRSASTFSYFGGSEASSSVSVLEEKSNHPSPPSLPCTGMGLGMITFLINSTKLWQRLAIQNHKHGQ
- the LOC104704158 gene encoding uncharacterized protein LOC104704158 — encoded protein: MDLIIRSGFGQQDGIGQRDGVGEREYDEEGEDRDEFHVDMLAQEFTDAEESIRHDTYPESDDEEEGRGRGAGRGRGAGPERVFTDIGRGDGTLWKDQSFYNGVAFKESVLDYALHTGYNLKQYRYDKDKLGFRCVGDKGNCEWKVFAALLPNASLWKITKYIDKHCCTPNGECEMFKVPVIARIFLDKIREEPDHYKPLRIEQIIMERWKISATRPQCQAARRKALGWIEYEYEQQFARLRDYQAEILEANPGSVVEIDTIKNDAGQDVFNRFYVCFDALRRTWKQTCRPIIGVDGAFLKAKIKGQLLAALGRDADNGIYPIAWCVVQVENKDNWLWFVKRLKTDLDLNEGDGYILVSDRQKGLIKAVELELPQIEHRMCVRHIYGNLKKTHPSKKQIKPLLWHMAWSYNAKQFGERLEQIHAYDTGVYDDVMKSKPKSWCRAFYKLGGYCEDVDNNFTESFNKTIDKAREKPFVAMLETVRRLSMVRIAKRSALSHSHKGN